In Aliarcobacter faecis, a genomic segment contains:
- a CDS encoding HAD family hydrolase: MNMIIFDMDGTVINSGFAIANTVNYVRENLGLESLEKDFILENINDININSAEFFYNEKVFTPQIQELFEDYYSKNCLVDLHIYDGIKKLLDNFKSDFKFCIATNANSNYARKMLNHLEIDKYFSSILGYNDVEKPKPNPDMVNVLLDKYSIKKENAQLVGDSTKDTIAAFNAGIDGILVNWGFSNYDNEKGALNSVEELEKKIIEKFYSR, encoded by the coding sequence ATGAATATGATTATTTTTGATATGGATGGAACTGTTATAAATAGTGGATTTGCAATAGCAAATACAGTTAATTATGTAAGAGAAAATTTAGGATTAGAAAGTTTAGAAAAAGATTTTATTTTAGAAAATATAAATGATATAAATATAAATAGTGCAGAATTTTTTTATAATGAAAAAGTTTTTACGCCACAAATTCAAGAGCTATTTGAAGACTATTATAGTAAAAATTGTTTAGTTGATTTACACATTTATGATGGTATAAAAAAACTTTTAGATAACTTCAAAAGTGATTTTAAATTTTGTATTGCTACAAATGCAAACTCAAATTATGCAAGAAAAATGTTAAATCATTTAGAAATAGATAAATATTTCTCTTCTATCTTAGGTTATAATGATGTAGAAAAACCAAAACCAAACCCAGATATGGTTAATGTTTTACTAGATAAATATAGTATAAAAAAAGAGAATGCTCAACTTGTAGGTGATTCAACAAAAGATACTATAGCTGCTTTTAATGCTGGAATAGACGGTATTTTAGTAAATTGGGGATTCTCAAACTATGACAATGAAAAAGGAGCATTAAATAGTGTTGAAGAACTTGAAAAAAAGATTATTGAAAAATTTTATAGTAGGTAA